The Streptomyces sp. NBC_00236 DNA window GTTCTGCGCCCTGGGCACGGGGGTGCGGTTCATCATGAACGGCGCCAACCACCGCATGGACGGCCCCTCCACCTTCCCGTTCCCGACGATGGGCGGATCGTGGGCGGACCACTTCGACCTGCTCGCCGGACTGCCGAACCGCGGGGACACCGTCGTCGGCCACGACGTCTGGTTCGGCCACAGCGCGACCGTCATGCCCGGGGTACGGATCGGGAACGGCGCCATCATCGGAGCCGGCTCCGTCGTCACCAAGGACGTACCCGACTACGGCATCGTGGGCGGCAACCCGGCCCGTCTCATCCGCACCCGCTACGACGACCGGGACATCGCCCGGCTGCTCGCCCTGGCCTGGTGGGACTGGCCGGCCGAACACATCACCACCCATGTGCGCACGATCATGTCGGGCACCGTCGACGCGCTCGAAGCCGCCGCGCCGCCCGCGTGACGGCGGCTCCGCCGGGGCCCACCGCAATTCATGTGCGGCGGGCCCGGGCACCGGCTATCGTCTCCGGCATGTTCTTCCGACAGCTCTACGGCTGACGCGGGACGGGGCAGCGCCCCGCCTCCGTCCGGTACACCCAGTGCACGCCCACGACCCGGACCCCGGGCCGCAGTGGCCGACGCACGGGTTCGCCGTGTCCTTCTCGCCGCAGACCTGAATCGAGTGATCTTCCATGTCACGTCGCCGTGCCCACATCGCCATGGTCGGCATCCCCGCCGTCAGCCACGTCCTGCCGAGTATCGAGGTCATCCGTGAACTGGTGGCCCGCGGCCACCGGGTGACGTACGCCAACGACCCGGCGGTGGCCGACCGGATCGAGGCCACCGGTGCCGAGCTCGTCCCCTTCCGCTCCACCCTGCCGGTCGCCGACAACGACTGGCCCGCCGACGCCATCGGCGCGATGGGCCTCTTCCTCGACGACGCCGTCCAGGTGCTCCCGCAGCTGAGGGCCTTCTACGACGACGACCCGGCGGACCTGTACCTGTACGACATCGGGGCGTACGCGGCGCGTGCGCTGGCCGAGTCGCAGAAGCGCCCGCTGATGCAGCTGTCCCCGGCCATGGTCGCCTGGGAGGGATACGAACAGGACGTGGCGGCTCACCTGTGGGAGCTGCCCGGAGCCGACGCGTACCGGGCGAGGTTCACCGGATGGCTCGCCGGCTGCGGCGCGTCCACCACCGACATGGACGTCTTCGCCGGGCGTCCCGAGCACACCCTCGCCCTCATCCCCCGGGCGATGCAGCCGCACGGCGAGGACGTCGACACGGACACCGTGACGTTCGTCGGGCCCTG harbors:
- a CDS encoding macrolide family glycosyltransferase gives rise to the protein MSRRRAHIAMVGIPAVSHVLPSIEVIRELVARGHRVTYANDPAVADRIEATGAELVPFRSTLPVADNDWPADAIGAMGLFLDDAVQVLPQLRAFYDDDPADLYLYDIGAYAARALAESQKRPLMQLSPAMVAWEGYEQDVAAHLWELPGADAYRARFTGWLAGCGASTTDMDVFAGRPEHTLALIPRAMQPHGEDVDTDTVTFVGPCFGGRGAEQSWTRPADAERVLLVSLGSAYTDRPEFYRQCLAAYGDLPGWHVVLQIGRHTDRAELGTIPDNVEVHSWVPQFAILEQADAFVTHAGMGGSAEGLYTGVPMIAVPQGADQFMNADRLVELGVARRIDTADATAEALRTALAELVADPEVAGRSARLRAEARAEGGTPRAADLIEEMLG
- a CDS encoding CatB-related O-acetyltransferase; the encoded protein is MPVPADPTVLHPMPGQPRVVQLRPLVKSPLIEVGEYSYYDDPDDATLFETRNVLYHYGPEKLVIGRFCALGTGVRFIMNGANHRMDGPSTFPFPTMGGSWADHFDLLAGLPNRGDTVVGHDVWFGHSATVMPGVRIGNGAIIGAGSVVTKDVPDYGIVGGNPARLIRTRYDDRDIARLLALAWWDWPAEHITTHVRTIMSGTVDALEAAAPPA